In a single window of the Papaver somniferum cultivar HN1 chromosome 8, ASM357369v1, whole genome shotgun sequence genome:
- the LOC113301211 gene encoding protein RRC1-like, whose amino-acid sequence MNSFSVTRKKTPFQKHREEEEAKKKRAEDETARLYAEFLESFQSDSTPGSKTFVRGGTINPNDKLKNDSEGGTSRDGASVPKKGSRYVPSFLPPPTRAKEPERKEEEKPKEKEKGKSRNIDHFMEELKLEQELREKRNQERGQSRDGRQIENSAPLSRFDELPDDIDLSGRLPGSFDDGDPQTTNLYVGNLSPQVDENFLLRTFGRFGPIASVKIMWPRTDDERKRQRNCGFVAFMNRADGQAAKDEMQGVVVYEYELKIGWGKSVSLPGQALPAPPPGHMAIRSKEGATVILSGPDGPPVTSVTNQSSELVLTPNVPDITVVPPEDDHLRHVIDTMALYVLDGGCSFEQAIMERGRGNPLFKFLFELGSKEHTYYVWRLYSFAQGDTLQRWRTEPFIMITGSGRWISPPLPAVKSPEHEKEAGTTFAAGRSRRVELERTLTDPQRDEFEDMLRALTLERGQIKEAMGFALDNADAAGEVVEVLTESLTLKETHIPTKVARLMLVSDILHNSSAPVKNASAYRTKFEATLPDIMESFNDLYRGVSGRMTAEALKERVLKVLQVWADWFLFSDAYVNGLRATFLRSGNSGVTLFHSISGNAEEAEKQKSEDMSEGDKLNQDAALAMGKGAATQELLNLPLPELERRCRHNGLSLVGGREIMVARLLSLEEAEKLRGYDREDDMKYGQVPTKAVKYSKDGSSWSGDNGGHIETNFGTERVSSSGWNQYEEDSVQSQRKGSILLSSALAIPQPELIAFTKKGKAEPVLPDSKWAREEDGSDNEGKTRDLGLSYSSSGSENAGDGPSKVNDVEVSTDLSTLSHLDSVINEEQRQKLRRLEVAVMEYRESIEEQGIRSPGEIEKKVASHRRRLISDFGLLGSDADVTGNTRHSPQITLERKDRQGDSRESSRKRHRSQSPSRSPQRKSLSARDRDRETDLDRDRDRHRVRERGHELETERVRERESGSRERDDPDKDKGRERDRGWDRRRKGK is encoded by the exons GTACGTTCCTTCTTTCTTACCACCTCCGACCAGAGCAAAAGAACCTGAGAGAAAG GAAGAGGAGAAACCAAAGGAGAAAGAGAAGGGAAAGTCTAGGAACATCGATCATTTTATGGAAGAGCTGAAACTTGAGCAAGAGTTAAGGGAGAAAAGGAACCAAGAGCGTGGTCAATCACGTGATGGACGCCAGATTGAGAACTCTGCT CCACTTAGCCGATTTGACGAGCTACCCGATGATATTGATCTTAGCGGGAGGCTTCCTGGATCATTTGATGATGGGGATCCACAAACTACAAATCTATATGTTGGAAATCTTTCACCGCAG GTGGATGAAAATTTTCTCCTGAGGACTTTTGGAAGATTTGGTCCCATTGCTAGTGTAAAGATAATGTGGCCTAGGACGGACGATGAACGCAAGCGACAAAGAAATTGTGGTTTCGTAGCTTTTATGAATAGAGCTGATGGACAAGCTGCTAAGGATGAAATGCAAG GAGTTGTTGTTTATGAGTATGAATTGAAGATTGGATGGGGTAAGTCTGTCTCCCTTCCAGGGCAAGCGTTACCAGCTCCTCCACCTGGGCACATGGCCATAAGGAGTAAGGAG GGTGCTACTGTAATCTTGTCTGGCCCTGATGGTCCACCAGTAACTTCTGTTACAAATCAGAGCTCTGAGTTG GTTCTCACCCCTAATGTACCTGATATAACGGTTGTCCCTCCTGAGGATGATCACCTTCGCCATGTGATTGATACTATGGCGTTGTATGTTCTTGATGGAGGATGCTCATTTGAACAAGCTATAATGGAGAGAGGTCGTGGTAATCCTCTgtttaaattcttgtttgagctTGGGTCAAAGGAGCACACATACTACGTTTGGAGACTGTACTCTTTTGCTCAG GGTGATACTCTTCAAAGGTGGCGAACAGAGCCTTTCATTATGATAACTGGGAGTGGGAG ATGGATATCTCCACCTCTGCCTGCAGTCAAGAGCCCTGAGCATGAGAAAGAAGCCGGTACTACATTCGCTGCAGGAAGAAGCAGA CGTGTGGAACTGGAGAGAACATTAACCGATCCACAGAGGGATGAGTTTGAGGATATGCTTCGTGCTTTAACTTTGGAGAGAGGCCAGATAAAAGAAGCCATGGGTTTTGCTCTAGATAATGCGGATGCAGCTGGGGAG GTTGTCGAGGTTCTTACTGAATCTTTGACGCTGAAAGAAACCCACATACCTACTAAAGTTGCAAGGCTCATGCTTGTCTCTGATATCCTTCATAACAGTAGCGCTCCTGTAAAAAATGCTTCTGCATATCGTACAAAATTTGAAGCAACCTTACCTGACATCATGGAAAGCTTTAATGACTTGTACCGTGGTGTATCCGGAAGGATGACTGCAGAGGCTCTCAAG GAGAGAGTTCTGAAGGTTCTTCAGGTATGGGCAGATTGGTTTCTATTTTCCGATGCTTATGTGAATGGACTGCGGGCGACTTTCCTTAGATCTGGGAACTCTGGAGTTACGCTTTTTCATTCTATATCTGGGAATGCTGAAGAAGCTGAAAAACAGAAGTCCGAGGATATGTCCGAAGGGGATAAGCTCAACCAGGATGCGGCATTGGCAATGGGGAAGGGGGCAGCGACACAGGAATTACTAAATCTTCCTTTGCCTGAGCTGGAAAGACGCTGCAGACATAATGGATTATCACTTGTTGGTGGTCGGGAGAttatggttgcaagattacttaGTCTTGAAGAGGCAGAAAAACTACGGGGTTATGATCGAGAGGATGATATGAAATATGGACAAGTCCCTACAAAAGCAGTTAAATATTCTAAGGACGGCAGCAGTTGgagtggggataatggtggtcaTATAGAAACCAATTTTGGTACGGAACGAGTGAGTTCGTCAGGATGGAATCAATACGAGGAGGATTCTGTTCAGTCACAAAGAAAAGGTTCTATACTGTTGTCCTCAGCTCTTGCTATTCCACAACCGGAATTAATTGCTTTTACAAAGAAGGGAAAGGCTGAACCTGTTCTGCCGGATTCTAAATGGGCTCGAGAAGAGGATGGAAGTGACAATGAAGGCAAAACTCGGGATCTGGGGTTAAGCTATTCATCTTCTGGAAGTGAAAATGCCGGTGATGGTCCCAGCAAAGTTAATGATGTAGAAGTTTCAACTGATTTAAGCACTTTGTCCCACCTTGACAGTGTCATTAATGAAGAGCAAAG GCAAAAGTTAAGGCGTCTTGAGGTAGCTGTTATGGAATACCGTGAGTCGATTGAAGAGCAAGGGATCCGGAGTCCTGGGGAAATTGAGAAAAAAGTGGCTAGTCACAGGCGAAGATTAATTTCTGATTTTGGACTATTGGGTTCTGATGCAGATGTCACTGGAAACACCAGGCATTCTCCTC AGATTACCTTGGAAAGAAAAGATAGGCAAGGTGATTCCCGTGAATCTTCAAGGAAACGACATCGCAGTCAAAGCCCAAGTAGGAGTCCTCAGCGCAAGTCTTTATCCGCTAGAGACAGGGATAGAGAGACTGATCTGGACAGGGATCGGGATAGGCACCGTGTTAGAGAAAGAGGTCACGAGCTAGAGACTGAAAGGGTGAGGGAGCGTGAGAGTGGAAGTAGAGAAAGGGATGATCCTGACAAGGACAAAGGAAGAGAGAGAGACAGGGGCTGGGACAGAAGGAGAAAAGGGAAATGA